In Populus alba chromosome 4, ASM523922v2, whole genome shotgun sequence, the genomic window CTATTCTCTTTGTAGGTTCATTTTTAcgaatatatttttctctttttaatattgggttatCTCTTCAAGCTTAGtgattgttttgctttttttttttatgggattatttcgatttcaaactcaatttttttttctcggtgtttttttttatataaaattgattttttttcactttatccATTGACATTAGATTATTGCCCttgagctttgtgattttttcacctttttttcatGTGGGGTTATCTCAGGTGtaggttagtcaagttaacccgggttaattcgagtttttttttcactattttttttttattgatttagctttggttttttttttgttctttttttttaaaaaaaatattttttaatcttgatctCATATTTCAGGtctcattttatttagttatttaggGTTGATATAGGTTATCATTacctaaatatttgtttttatattagaaaaaaattgacctaGCATGCCTTGTAGCATAGTCCACCTATtgagggtgtttgagagtgtggtagcggttgcttttctactaaaagcataatttttttttacttcttttcattaaaaaaaaaaagtactttttagcaaaaaaaaaaaattttgaattttggtgatTTGCCAATGCCAGTATTCCtactatattttattcttttcttaaatacttttattttttttctaaaggtCTAAATAATTTTCTATGATACTAGTCATATGGAATTTAGCGTTGCTTTGGGGTCactttatatacttttttttttgtcaaaaatatttttattttctaagtcAATAATATAATCTGATTCTTTCctgtaatgtaaaaaaaaatcttaaacgaaaatgtaatttaataaatttatttttttcaaaataactgAATTCTTACTTCAGaagtcggaaaaaaaaaaaacttattggaAGATGAAATCATTCTTTGTCTCAATGGGACagaattgagaaaataaaaattataaacatttcTAGAAAAATAAGAATTCTGAAAGAAATCACAGTAGGTGAACCTATTTccctaacctttttttttaatatatttcaactcctttttttttcctacttatCTTCTTCAacgaaaagctaaaaaaaaaagagaggtaaTTTTAATCTCCATTTTTGTGagaatttaatttatctaaaaaataaatataaaatgaagagGAGGGGAGAGATTTGAgaggggaagaaaagaaaaaaattgtaaaaaaactaaaagaaaaagaaaaagaaaatgacaaaaaggATTTGTGTATATACAATCAATTATATATCACCCAGAGACAGAAAAAATCCTCACAAAAGTGGAAACAAAgttcaagaatcaagattcctGCTCctctaatttaaatttgaaatcatactaaaatggataaaaatagtatttattcGAAAGTAGCTGGTTTACAAATAACATGAATCACGATgaacaacaaaatttaaaagtttgatgggGTGTAtcgttaaattattttttttaaatattttatttttttaaaattaaatttttagtatttttaaactatttttgatatgttgatattaaaaataaattttaaaaaataaaatttatatattattttaatgaattaaaaaaaatactttaaaaaataacatttgttACACTTCCATACAtgccataaaaatataatggataCCCACCTcatttgaaattgaggttgaaccatctttttattaaaattcttaattttttttaataattttagataattttaatataataatataaaaataaaatttttaaataaaaaatatttttaaaaacagctTCTATACGTTAATCTCATCCGCCCACCACAAGTCATGAaacttcgtttttttttttttcaaggtccGCACCAACTATTGATGTCAATTATAGTTACTGCGCAGTACTGAACATGAAAAAGTGCCCTCTCCATTCCATATTATGGAGTTTAGACCCGACCCGACCCGACCCTACCCTACCCTAAAAGTACCTGAAAAAAAACGGCTATTTCAACAGAACGGACACTCCTAGATCTGGTCCCCCCCTTCGAATCTCAGTTTTGCTCTCTTCTCTCTGTTTCAATGCGGAGGTGGTGGCggtatatgttttgttttttaaaatattttttttattttaaaatatattaaaataatattttattaaaaaattttctttcacatcctaatatattaattatacccAACCCACTTAACTAGTTTGatgttatttcttatttttaatagatattatatcttttatttacacaacttttttttttccaacacataaatcatatttaaattaacatttgTGTAGTCATGGAGATTTTATTCACtatgttagaaaaataaataatagtcggtttatgatttaattatttttatatttactattgtgttttgagaaaattacactttatatctttaataaatataaaataaattaaattatttaataatttaagatttaaattatcacgagcttaataaaatttaaggtattgactatagttttaaaaaacacacataaatataaaaataactaaatattagGGTAATTTTCcctattaataaattaatattttttatttgcatgctCTAACAAAACACCACATTTTgattatgatttctttttcagttttttttttttaaattgatgttttatatgttttaatataatatattaaaaataaattcttttaaaaaattaaatattattttattatatttaaaaacaaaaataactaagaaaaacacTTCCACGTTCTTTGTTGGCTGTGCTCTGCTTCCACAGCCTCCTCTCTCTAACAGATCTCACCTCCTTCTCTCTCTAAACATCACAACTCTGAAGCTTCTCTGCTTATTTTAGTTCTTCTCTATCTCTTTTGTTTCCCTCTCTAAAGTTCCAAACTTCATCACTCTCTAGAAATAAATTCTGTTTCTCAAGTGGGGTTTTCAGGACTATCCTTTTCCACGAAAAGCAACCCTCTGCTCCTCGTGAATTGCATGTCAAGTTGGCAACTTTGAGGGCGACCATTAAAGAGTCTGTGAGAGAGATCTAATCTGGAGGCCTTGCCTTCATGGCCATAACgggttgtttttgcttttgggGAATTTTCAGGTGAATGTAGTATTTCTCTTGTTACTTTTTTTAGTgcgtctttcttcttcttcttcttctctcctctAGGCCCCATCTTCTTTTAATCTCAAGCTTCTTTATTACCTACCCATTTTATCATAATTGCAAATGGGTTTATACCCTTCAAAAGCTTCTTTTTTCCTGGGGGAGTTTAAGTTTGAAGATTGACATTTGTCTTGTCGGGTCTATTTTTTAGCGTCCAGGTGGTGAGTTGTAAAAGGAGTAGTGCTTTTGGTCTTCTTGAACTGAAGCTGAGGTTTTAGCATGGGAGTGAATGTAGAGTGATCAATGCAGTTTGGGGGCTTTAACAAAAGCTTGAGATTTTGAGTTTGCTTTCATGGGTTTGGGttagtaaaatgttttttttttttggatagttTGTAGTGGTGATTCTATGCCCTACAGGAGCACATACTGATTGTTCTGAAGAACTTGTTGTACATGGAGGAAAGTTTCGGGGATTTGGTGTTATAATGGCAAATTGGTTTGTTACCTTTGAGATGAAAATGAATGCCTTGTGTTTAATGGAGGATCTTTGATTGCTTGAGTTTTGGCTTTTTCTGTGGGTTTTGTCAATCGGTTAGTTGTGTATAATTACTTACCTTTTCGAAAGCAATAGTGTCAGATTTAATTTTTGGGGTGGATAGAGTttgaaaaaaccacaaaaaaaaatgctatataGTTTGATTAGTTTTGATAACCCTCAAGAAATAATGCTATCATTTGCATTTATGTTCTGATCATGACCAAGGCAGTCCGCACTAGGATTCTCAAGGATGCAAATGGTGATATCGGCGATCATCTCCGAAACCATATTCATTTGACCAATTGTATTCATCTGAAAAACCATATGCTTAAGCAAAGCCCCATACTGGCTGATAGGTCATTAATGCGGGACCTCATTACCCTTCAGAGGTCCCGATCTTTGAGAGATCCTTCGGCCAGTCCTTCTTCATGGCACTCACCTTCTGTAGTTGATTTACTTCCCAAGAAAGGTGACCCAGATGCGGCCATTCGAGAAGGTAGAAGCTCAGTTGGCACTGAGCGTCGAAGAGAAAGTAGGAGGTTGTCAGGTACTTCTCCACCCTTAGCAAATTTAGCACCATCAAAGGTCGTCCCAAGTGATATTAGCTTGGGTGTTGATGGGGTAGCGGCTCTTAGTGATCGCAGTGTGAAGAGTGGAATTAGGGATGGTAGGAGAGTTGTTACGAGAGAAGAATTTAGTAGAAAAAGTAACAGGGCTGATCTATTGGGCGGTGATGAAGACCTTCTACAAGATCACGCTGTTAATAGTTTTATTCATGAAGCTGTTTCGGGGAATTCAGAATCAAAAGATAGAAAGAGTAAACATAAGGGGAAGCATAGTCAGGATATGCATATTAAGACTCTTTCAGAGCAGCTAAATGAGATTCCAAGGGGTAGCGATGTGGCATCTTCCAACATGCATCTTCACGGAAGACACACACAACAGCAGAAAATAGGTGAGCATGAGACCAGTGTTAGTGGCTATAGTGGAGTGAATAGGGTGAAAAGGCGGAAGTTTCGAAGTGCCAGAAGAACTCGGGCTGCTGCTCCAGCTTCAAGGGATGCTGGAGGACACAAAGAAATGTCTGTTGCTTCTAATTCATTTGCTCAAGGTCCAGCACAGCCAAGGTATCacatggaggaagaagaatacGGGGACCAAAATGTCACAAGGGCTCCCAGAAATGGATGTGGAATTCCATGGAATTGGTCAAGAATTCATCATAGGGGAAAGACATTCCTTGACATGGCTGGAAGGAGCTTATCTTGTGGTTTGTCAGATTCAAGGAGAGATGGTACATTTTCCCATGGAAGAGATTTTCCTGGTATGCCTGTGGCATCTGATCATTCTACTTCATCTTCTAAATCTGATGTAGAGGCTTTGCCTTTACTAGTGGAGGCATCCGGATCCCATGAAAGCACTGATAATGCTGGTTGGGTGCATGACTATTCAGGAGAGCTAGGTATATATGCTGATCACTTGTTGAAAAATGATGTTGATTCTGAAGCAAGATCCAGTGAACAATGCAAGCTTGGGCGGAACCACAATGGTAGGCATCAAAATCTGACACAAAAGTACATGCCAAGAACTTTCAGAGATCTAGTGGGACAGAATTTAGTAGCACAAGCTCTCTCTAATGCTGTTTCTAGGAGGAAGGTTGGGTTGCTATATGTGTTTTATGGGCCTCATGGTACTGGGAAAACCTCATGTGCTAGGATATTTGCCAGAGCTTTGAATTGTCAATCTCTGGAACATCCAAAACCTTGTGGCTATTGCAATTCTTGCATTTCACATGATATGGGTAAGAGTCGAAATATAAGGGAAGTTGGCCCAGTCAGTAATTTTGATTTCGAGAGCATTATGGATCTGCTTGACAATATGATTGTTTATCAGATCCCATCTCTATATAGAGTTTTTATCTTCGATGACTGTGATAGTCTGTCTCCTGACTGCTGGAGTGCCATATTGAAGGTCATTGATCGAGCACCCAGACGTGTAGTTTTTGTCCTTGTCTGCTCAAGTCTTGATGTTTTGCCTCATATAATTATATCTAGGTGCCAGAAATTCTTTTTCCCAAAGCTAAAAGATGCAGATATTATATATACTTTGCAGTGGATTTCATCCAAAGAAGATATAGATATAGATAAGGATGCGCTAAAACTTATTGCATCACGGTCAGATGGATCCTTGAGGGATGCTGAGATGACACTTGAACAATTAAGTTTGCTCGGGCAGAAGATATCTGTTCCTCTGGTTCAGGAATTGGTAAGTGCTTTCTGATTCTTTGGctataattaaaatgttaaaaaaatttgatgtcaTTGtacattggttaaaaaaatgcatattcCAATACTGTCAGTGTTATGTTTGCCTCTTTAATGATATATCAAAGTAATATTCTATAGTCTATACAAGTCTGCAAGGTATTGACTTTGATGTGTATGTTAGAAATATAATTGTTGCAGTTAAGTTTTTCAAACAATTAATGCTTTGAAATGTACTTGATCATGCAGGATGTGctaattttcacttttttttttgacaaaaatcaaGGTGCTTTTATTTTCTGTGTTAATGATGGTGGGATGGTGCTAGCATGTAAAGGAAGTTATAGTTCTATGTTTGGACTCCAGATTATCCAAAATTAGAAGTTATATTTGTGTGTATGTTATTTTGCTGATAAAATATGAGTCTAAGCCTTATCCTGATCTCAATTCACCACTCGAGCTAAATTATGAACGAActgttgttcttgttgtttttcatatttgcCATTTCCAAACATGAGATAATTTTTAGGCTTATAAGGCTAAGTAGTTACAAAAAATTGTGCTGCATTGTTGTAGTGTTGCATAAAAGAATGTTTGTTAACCGCTTGATGTCTATAGATTAGATTGAAGAGCAATTTGCCATTCATGGCTTGTGGCTGAGTTTCTGTTTAGATGCAGTAGACTAAACGCACAAGCTTCTCAGAATATCCATATCCATGGAAATTGGATATATAGGACACTTAATTGAACCACTGTTAAAAAAAAGCACATCTTGGTTGTGATTGTATGCTTATTAGTATTCTGCTTTGTCAGTTGCAATGTGCAGCTGCAGATTTTTTGATGAACATCATCTCAATATGATGATAATCTTCTGCAGAAATTCTGCTTTGCTAGTTTCCCTAACCCATTGAGAGCTCAATAGCGCTCATGGATCCGTGATTATGAATCTCTCATAATCACTGCTCTTGCCTCTTCATTATCCATCATGGGCTATCATCGATATGCTTCTATTTATTTGCTCTAAACTCTACGAGTCTCTTACAGGTTGGGCTAATCTCTGATGAAAAACTGGTGGATCTTCTTGATTTAGCATTATCTGCAGACACAGTAAACACTGTGAAGAATTTGAGAGTCATAATGGAAACTGGTGTGGAGCCATTAGCTTTAATGTCACAACTTGCTACAGTTATCACTGATATCTTAGCCGGTAGCTATGATTTCACAAAAGAAAGGCCTAGAAGGAAATTTTTTCGACGAAAGCCATGTGAGTTCAGTAGTTATTTGATGCTTTGTGTATCAGTGATAAGTTATTGAATAATccaactttttaaatttggtctgtGTGACTATGGTCCCTCTCACCTGAAATTGCTGGTTTGTGATTTTCCTTCCAAACTTTGGGATGTTATGGATATTTTGACCAGTTTGGTGTTATTAAGAATTGTTATGTCAATGTTTTTGGTGtctgaatttttattgtttgtacctcccccccccccctcaatTTTCCATCAAAAACTCATACTGGGTTGTATGAATCAGTTATTTATACTTTGGATATTTATTCACAAAAAATTGACGACAAATTTATTGGTTCTAGTATCCAAAGAAGATATGGAAAAGCTGCGTCAGGCCCTCAAAACTTTGTCAGAGGCTGAAAAACAACTTCGAATGTCAAATGACAAATTAACATGGTTAACAGCTGCCTTGCTTCAACTTGCTCCTGATCAGCAGTATCTGCTCCCTAGTTCGTCCACAGAAACTAGTTTTAATCATAGCCCTCTGGCCCAAAATAACATGGGTGGAAGAGATATTTCCAGAAAAGGTGGTGAACATGAGATGCCCAATAATGGGAGAGATTTGTCAATGCATGTCAGATTGGAAAGTTTCCCTGGTGGAACTTCTGCTGATTTCCGCAACAATGGCTCAACAAATGGTATTAGCATGGACAGAAAAAGAAACATTGCGTCTGGGATGGCTCCTCAACGGTCACCTGCACAAACTTCTGATGCAATCCGGGTGAACAGCAGGCAGGTTTCTGGTAAAAGCCATAAGGGATATGAAGAAATTTGGTTGGAGGTGCTTGAGAAGATTCAAATTAACAGTATGAGAGAATTCTTGTACCAAGAAGGAAAGCTGATCTCTGTCAGTTTTGGTGCAGGTGCATCTCATTTACATGCATTTTTCATTTACATGTATTATGTCATTCGAACTTGCATTTGCACATAGTTGTGGTTTCCACACTTGTTTTATAATCTAGATGCTTTACATGCAAACATATACTGAATCACAATATATTTACTCAAAACATTGAGTGATGGTAAATGTTCACTTGAGGGTCTCATGGTGATGGGGACCAGCTACATGGATTATTTATCAACTGCTCGGGGCTGAGTCCACAAAACTTTCCCTGTTTGATCGTGCTTTATTTGTTTCTCGATTTGATAAATAGTCCTTTGATTAATGAACCTTAAAATATTCCTTGTTCCATATAAAGAACTGGTTTCAAGTGCTATGCTAGTCCATATTCTTAGATCATTATCCTGTCCTCTAAAATTGACAAACCAAGCAAAGATTActcaaataattcattttgtAGGAGCATGCTCTTTTTAGTCCTTACAAATATTCTCCAAATTAGTGTTTTCTTTGTTCATCTCCAACTGTCCTTTATGTGGCATGCTTGGGAAACAAATATTCTCTATACATTCgctcataaatatttaatcaactcgtcaaataattttttaccttttgcAGCCCCAACTGTGCAGTTGATCTTCAGTTCACATTTCACAAAATTGAAGGCAGAGAAGTTTAGGGCACATATTTTACAAGCATTTGAATCTGTTCTTGGATCCCCAGTGACAATTGAGATCAGATGTGAGTCGAACAAGGAAACAAGTGCAGGGTTCCGTGTGCCTCTTATTTTACCAGCTTCTAAAAATGGTTCATCTCAGATGGCTATAGACCCAGTGCTGAATGCTGGGAGCAGAATGCCTAGGACAGGAGATTATCTTGAAGGGAGGAGTGAAATTGTTGAAGTACCGACTTCTCCAAGAAAATATGAGGGTAATGAACCAACTAACCACAATGTAGAATCCAGTAGAAGAGGTTTACAGCACACTCGGGCAGGAGAATCAGTTTCGAATAAGAAGCCAGCCGTGGGGTCTTTGGTGGAAAGAAGAAAGCTTGGGGAAACAAGTCAGAGTAAGAGCATTGTGAGAAGCAAGGTTTCCCTTGCGCGTGTAATTCAGCAAGCTGAAGGATGTACACAGCAAGCTGGATGGTCGAAACACAAAGCAGTTTCTATAGCTGAAAAGcttgaacaagaaaatttgtacgtatttgaagaattttttattctttttacctATTATCATGCCAATCTAATTATTATCCTTGGTTGGCATGGAAGCTGGAACCACCTTTTAGCAGTGAACTTTATTTTACTAGAAAAGGCCTAAACTTTTGTTATAAAGTGGTGCCTTGGTAGCTGTCTTGGCTATATGTGATGAACAGAAAGAGGAGGGCTTGGTCATAGGGCtgggtttcagtttttttgtttctccaAAAATCCTAGGGATTCCTTGACAGGAAGGGTAATGCACCCTTCTTTTATCCCTGATAAAGTAGATTCAATTAGCTATTTATCAGTTACCAATGTCAAACCATATATAATCAGTGAGTAGGGAGCTGATTTTATATGAACTTGTGcatagtacaaaaaaaaaagggtttatattatatctagtTTCTCCAAAGAAGCCTGAGCATGTATTTGTAGGTGCTTGGTAGCATAATGGCTAAGGTCTCTTGGCATTGCACCAAACAACCTCACACCAGGAATAAGAAGGATTAAGGGAGGAAGAAGGTTAAACCTATCTATGGTCCTATAGCCTCGTAATGAACAGAAAAAAGTAACACTCTTGCCAAGTTTGTAATTAAAACTTGGTTGAGTCGAGAGGAGAGCTCTTCAGcacattatatttaaattatattttgccCTCTCAAATTGGCTTTTGTGCATTTGTAATTTTACAGGAGGCTGGAACCTAGATCAAGATGCTTGCTTTGCTGGAAAGCAACTAGAGTGACACGGCGGAAGGTAATTAATTCTGGATCTCTGATGATATTGATGCAAACTTATGCACCTTTGACCTAACCTcgtaaaaatattcttaaggGTGCATGTTCTCCCATAATGCTGAAATAGAAAGCAACCATAGCATTCTTTTAGTGAGGTAGGTTAGTTTTCATGTTTATTGGTCAACATGCTTGCCAACGTTTTTGTAAATGTCATTCAAACCTCCATAGCATGCCAATCCCTTTCCTAGCTTCTTCGTTTTAGGTTCATATAATTATCTAACCAAACACAATAGAAGGTGGCCGGAAAAGTATGCATCACACAATAGTTTAAAACTGCTTTGTACACGCTGGCTGGAGCTCCCGTTGGTCTGTGACCAAACAGTTAGGTAACCAAAGCTACCATAATGATCAAAACATTTCCTAAGATGTACGTTTTGTCTGAGGGAGTGTCCCATTTTGTAAACGAGTAGTTATTTCGATGTAATCTGTCTTGAAAATGTTGGTTATGTTTGTTCTTGCAGCTTTCTCGTTTGAATATTAGGACACGAAAACCACATTCATTGCTGAAGCTTGTCTCGTGCGGAAAGTGTCTCTCTTCTAAATCTCCACGATAGAACAAGGAAAAATTTCCAGTGGCTTCGAAGGACTCAGACTTTCTAGCTACTTCATCAATACTAGCTAGTGTAATTAGCCATTTTCTTGCCATTTACCCAGTCAATTCATCTCCTTCATCGAATAAATGTAATGGTTATTTCTGATTAGAATGTAGCGAAAAATTATCCAGTGTAGCTTCTTCCTTCATgcaatcattaaataaatagtcTTAGGCTTTCTTCTCTTCGACGTTTAATTGCAGTGAGTCCTGACTTTTCTATAAGTTAGAAGTTGGTACAGGATAACGAAACAGAAGGGCATCCATTGTTCATTGATGAGCTTTATATCTGGCTGATTAGAATTGGGTCACTCTCATGTCGAGGCCTAGGAATGACCAGAGAAATCATGCCCATTTTCTCCTTCCTTTCATGTGTTTCTGGTCACTTGAGAGCTATGATGGTGCTTGTTTCACtgtatgttatttatttttttatttttttatcaagaatatgattgtaattattttttaaaatattttttatttagaaatgtatcaaaataattttttattattttttaaaaattaattttgacatcaattctttaaaatatctaaaaacatcaaaaaaattattaatttaaaattaaaaaaatatatttttaaaatataaaaacaaacagtttCATTACACTTTCGGGATTTTCCACTTCATGTGCTCGCTCAATAATTTTCTAGTATTCTTAGCGTATTATCATTCTTAGCttaataaatgtaattttttatatgcaacATAGTCCATTAAATAGaaaaccaataataaaaataaaaatatttgaaaactaTAATGATTTGAACTTCATTCTCATAAAATATCCATTatcataaactttaaaaatatatgcatgGTAAGTTAACATATAATAATTATGgaaatatcttgattaattgatAAGTTTTCATATGATGtcaaagatattaatttatagagatttaattatacatgtttcaaattttatcgagtcttttattatattactaATACCTATAATTGACCCGGAGAAAGTATAGTAAACGCTACCGACATTTATTTAAGTAATAGtaatgtaaaaaagaagaagaattataGCTACCAttttcaaagcaaaacaaatataataatgcTCTGAGTTTTACAACTCACATTCCTTCCATGAATCAAATAAACGGACTTTATAGCAATGAAGCTTGTGGTATGAACTCACGAATTCAAGAAAACATTTGTGGTCATTTTCCATGGTAAAAAGccgaattaattaattaattaatactaaaATGTCCTTAATTTATctatgaataatatatatatatatatatatataaagtaatggCCGTAACGACAAGTCACATTTCCGTGGTCGGTCTGCTAAATGAGGAAGGCGACAGGTCGAACGGAGCCTTTTTGTCTACTTTGCCGCCAGCCTTGTGGGCTTGTGCATTTCTTTTTCCATGTTTGTTTCTTTATGCTAACAAGGAATATATTATATGGTGGTGAACATATACCCACAGGAGAGGGAAGGAGGCATCGTATTTTGTCACACACATGAAATCGATGgcatttgatttcttttgttgattttagtgAGAGCACAAAATCGATGATATGAGCTTTGATCACATcgaattttcttttgttttcttcttttgattttagttaaattatatgCATAATGCATGCTTATGTTTATTCCTTTACTTCTATTTGATAGATAACTTTATGTGTTCTCTAAATAAAGTCAAGT contains:
- the LOC118063045 gene encoding protein STICHEL-like 4, whose product is MTKAVRTRILKDANGDIGDHLRNHIHLTNCIHLKNHMLKQSPILADRSLMRDLITLQRSRSLRDPSASPSSWHSPSVVDLLPKKGDPDAAIREGRSSVGTERRRESRRLSGTSPPLANLAPSKVVPSDISLGVDGVAALSDRSVKSGIRDGRRVVTREEFSRKSNRADLLGGDEDLLQDHAVNSFIHEAVSGNSESKDRKSKHKGKHSQDMHIKTLSEQLNEIPRGSDVASSNMHLHGRHTQQQKIGEHETSVSGYSGVNRVKRRKFRSARRTRAAAPASRDAGGHKEMSVASNSFAQGPAQPRYHMEEEEYGDQNVTRAPRNGCGIPWNWSRIHHRGKTFLDMAGRSLSCGLSDSRRDGTFSHGRDFPGMPVASDHSTSSSKSDVEALPLLVEASGSHESTDNAGWVHDYSGELGIYADHLLKNDVDSEARSSEQCKLGRNHNGRHQNLTQKYMPRTFRDLVGQNLVAQALSNAVSRRKVGLLYVFYGPHGTGKTSCARIFARALNCQSLEHPKPCGYCNSCISHDMGKSRNIREVGPVSNFDFESIMDLLDNMIVYQIPSLYRVFIFDDCDSLSPDCWSAILKVIDRAPRRVVFVLVCSSLDVLPHIIISRCQKFFFPKLKDADIIYTLQWISSKEDIDIDKDALKLIASRSDGSLRDAEMTLEQLSLLGQKISVPLVQELVGLISDEKLVDLLDLALSADTVNTVKNLRVIMETGVEPLALMSQLATVITDILAGSYDFTKERPRRKFFRRKPLSKEDMEKLRQALKTLSEAEKQLRMSNDKLTWLTAALLQLAPDQQYLLPSSSTETSFNHSPLAQNNMGGRDISRKGGEHEMPNNGRDLSMHVRLESFPGGTSADFRNNGSTNGISMDRKRNIASGMAPQRSPAQTSDAIRVNSRQVSGKSHKGYEEIWLEVLEKIQINSMREFLYQEGKLISVSFGAAPTVQLIFSSHFTKLKAEKFRAHILQAFESVLGSPVTIEIRCESNKETSAGFRVPLILPASKNGSSQMAIDPVLNAGSRMPRTGDYLEGRSEIVEVPTSPRKYEGNEPTNHNVESSRRGLQHTRAGESVSNKKPAVGSLVERRKLGETSQSKSIVRSKVSLARVIQQAEGCTQQAGWSKHKAVSIAEKLEQENLRLEPRSRCLLCWKATRVTRRKLSRLNIRTRKPHSLLKLVSCGKCLSSKSPR